The following coding sequences lie in one Erwinia amylovora genomic window:
- the ampR gene encoding LysR family transcriptional regulator AmpR, whose translation MMRSYIPLNSLRAFEAAARLLSFTKASRELNVTHAAISQQVKALEQHLKCQLFIRISRGLMLTAEGESLLPILNESFDRIANTLDRFADGQMREKMKIGVVGTFAIGWLLAHLQDFRRLHPHIDLLLSTHNNHVDSLAEGLDYAIRYGNGAWHGTESHFLCDAPLSPLCCPALGAQLHAPGNLHSFTLLRSYRRDEWSTWFSAAGERLPSPSQHIMMFDSSLTMLEAAQAGAGIALAPPTMFSHLLNSGRIVQPFSLSISLGGYWLTRLQSRTETAAMRDFRAWLLAILNAEAARLPG comes from the coding sequence ATAATGCGTTCATATATCCCGCTAAATTCGCTGCGAGCCTTTGAAGCAGCTGCCAGATTATTAAGTTTTACTAAGGCTTCCAGAGAATTGAACGTGACACATGCCGCCATCAGTCAGCAGGTTAAGGCGCTGGAACAACACCTGAAATGTCAGCTGTTTATTCGTATCTCGCGCGGCCTGATGCTGACCGCTGAAGGAGAAAGCCTGCTGCCGATCCTTAACGAATCCTTCGATCGCATTGCCAATACGCTGGATCGTTTTGCCGACGGTCAGATGCGGGAAAAGATGAAAATTGGCGTGGTCGGCACGTTCGCCATTGGCTGGCTGCTGGCGCATCTGCAGGATTTTCGCCGCCTGCATCCGCATATCGACCTGCTGCTGTCAACGCACAATAACCACGTTGATAGCCTGGCCGAAGGCCTGGATTACGCCATTCGCTATGGTAATGGTGCCTGGCACGGTACCGAATCGCACTTTCTGTGCGATGCGCCGCTCTCCCCACTGTGCTGCCCGGCGCTGGGCGCACAGCTGCACGCTCCGGGCAATCTGCATAGCTTTACCCTGCTGCGATCTTACCGCCGCGATGAGTGGTCAACCTGGTTTTCTGCAGCCGGTGAACGTCTCCCCTCCCCCTCTCAACACATCATGATGTTCGACTCGTCGCTGACCATGCTGGAGGCGGCACAGGCGGGTGCGGGGATTGCGCTGGCACCGCCGACAATGTTCAGCCACCTGCTGAACAGCGGGCGCATCGTGCAGCCCTTCAGCCTGAGCATCAGCCTGGGCGGGTACTGGCTAACCCGCCTGCAATCGCGCACAGAAACCGCCGCCATGCGTGATTTTCGTGCGTGGCTGCTGGCAATCCTGAATGCTGAAGCGGCGCGACTGCCGGGCTGA
- the ampC gene encoding class C beta-lactamase codes for MKKKTRTTLLLCTALAVTPWFSAVAAPMTQQQVTRLVDDTIKPLLEKQHIPGMAVAVLYQGQPQFFNYGVAETEHQRAVTQHTLFELGSVSKTFTGVAAGVAIQTGLINLNDRVALHCPELNGAQWQKITLLNLATYTAGGLPLQLPDEVTDTASLQHYFQQWQPQWPAGTMRNYSNASIGLFGALAVKNSGLSFADYLNTSVFQPLKLTRTFITVPPSAQADYAWGYKDGQPVRVTPGMLAAEAYGVKSSTGDLVKYMQANINPASLSSDNKELAKAIVSAQTRYYRVGNMYQGLGWEMVNWPISPDEVIAGSGNDIALHAWPATALKAPQSAVASSWVHKTGSTNGFGAYIAFIPEKQLGIVMLANKNYPNPQRVAAAWQILQALDESKQEDAGDKTAFCHPH; via the coding sequence ATGAAGAAAAAAACGCGCACTACGCTTCTGCTGTGCACCGCGCTTGCCGTAACCCCCTGGTTTAGCGCCGTTGCTGCCCCAATGACGCAGCAGCAGGTAACCAGGCTGGTGGATGACACCATCAAACCCCTGCTGGAAAAGCAGCACATTCCCGGCATGGCGGTGGCGGTGTTGTATCAGGGGCAGCCGCAGTTTTTTAACTACGGCGTGGCGGAAACTGAGCATCAGCGGGCGGTAACGCAACATACCCTGTTTGAACTGGGTTCGGTGAGCAAAACCTTCACCGGGGTGGCGGCCGGCGTTGCCATACAAACCGGACTGATTAATCTCAATGACAGGGTGGCGCTGCACTGTCCTGAACTTAATGGCGCGCAGTGGCAGAAGATAACCCTGCTTAATCTGGCGACTTACACCGCAGGCGGCCTGCCGCTGCAGCTGCCGGATGAGGTTACCGATACAGCCTCTCTGCAACACTATTTTCAGCAGTGGCAGCCGCAGTGGCCGGCAGGCACCATGCGTAATTATTCCAATGCCAGTATTGGCCTGTTTGGCGCACTGGCGGTGAAGAACAGCGGATTAAGCTTTGCTGACTACCTGAATACATCGGTGTTTCAGCCGCTAAAGTTAACCCGGACTTTTATCACAGTTCCGCCATCGGCGCAGGCCGACTACGCGTGGGGCTATAAGGACGGGCAGCCGGTGCGCGTCACGCCGGGGATGTTGGCAGCTGAAGCCTATGGGGTGAAATCCAGCACCGGGGATCTGGTGAAATATATGCAGGCAAACATCAATCCGGCGAGCTTATCCTCTGACAACAAGGAATTAGCAAAGGCGATTGTCAGCGCACAAACGCGTTATTACCGCGTCGGCAACATGTACCAGGGGCTGGGATGGGAAATGGTTAACTGGCCGATCTCGCCTGACGAGGTGATTGCCGGCAGCGGAAATGATATCGCCCTGCACGCCTGGCCTGCTACCGCGTTGAAAGCCCCTCAATCTGCCGTTGCTTCCTCCTGGGTACATAAAACCGGTAGTACTAACGGCTTTGGGGCCTATATCGCTTTTATTCCCGAGAAGCAGTTGGGCATTGTGATGCTGGCTAACAAGAATTACCCTAATCCACAACGCGTAGCAGCCGCCTGGCAGATCCTGCAGGCGCTGGACGAGTCGAAGCAGGAAGACGCGGGTGACAAAACGGCATTCTGTCACCCGCATTAA
- the ivy gene encoding Ivy family C-type lysozyme inhibitor: MKKTLIALFLSVSTLSAYAQSDLTVSDLATHNDTKAAFKKMVGKHPLPGWVTEGGTSSPNRQVDIDGKHFLVLNACKPHDCAAQNIAVLYSAEAKKMAGVFSTRDEKEFSQTLLWLNIDDDLSIDGKTVLFAALTGSLENHPDQFNFK; the protein is encoded by the coding sequence ATGAAAAAGACACTTATTGCACTATTCCTTTCTGTCTCAACGCTGTCCGCTTACGCACAAAGCGACCTTACGGTCAGCGATCTGGCAACCCATAACGATACAAAAGCCGCGTTCAAAAAGATGGTTGGAAAACATCCGTTGCCCGGGTGGGTAACAGAGGGCGGCACCAGCTCGCCGAACCGGCAGGTTGATATTGACGGTAAGCATTTCCTGGTGTTGAACGCCTGCAAGCCGCATGACTGCGCGGCGCAGAATATTGCCGTGCTTTACTCTGCTGAAGCAAAAAAAATGGCCGGCGTGTTTTCTACCCGCGATGAGAAAGAATTCAGCCAAACGCTGCTTTGGCTGAATATTGATGACGACCTGTCCATTGATGGCAAGACGGTGCTCTTTGCTGCTTTGACGGGGAGTCTTGAAAACCACCCGGACCAGTTCAACTTTAAATGA
- a CDS encoding VirK family protein encodes MIKKTLLAAMFAGTCSTALAALPTPLNDYQAVKSALSTGKTVTLVTTFDRCEGQRDGKPRSLKMIGGLQIASFLIPDDKYIVFSDYHQRLSDKEGAPQVEFTRYKIMPDNHLLIDTKRYPATASFPGEQQEKVFSPVSWNCKIGSGAQFYTAP; translated from the coding sequence ATGATCAAAAAAACACTTCTTGCCGCTATGTTCGCGGGTACATGCAGTACGGCTCTCGCCGCATTACCCACCCCGCTTAATGACTATCAGGCGGTCAAATCAGCCCTGAGCACTGGCAAAACGGTCACGCTGGTGACGACATTTGACCGTTGTGAAGGCCAGCGCGATGGCAAACCGCGCAGCCTTAAAATGATTGGCGGGCTACAGATCGCCAGCTTCCTTATTCCTGATGATAAATACATCGTCTTTTCTGACTATCATCAGCGGCTGAGCGATAAAGAAGGCGCACCGCAAGTGGAATTTACCCGTTACAAAATTATGCCGGATAACCATCTGCTTATCGACACCAAAAGATATCCAGCCACGGCCTCATTCCCCGGCGAGCAGCAGGAAAAGGTCTTTTCCCCCGTCAGCTGGAACTGCAAAATCGGCAGCGGCGCGCAATTTTACACCGCGCCATAA
- a CDS encoding type III effector HrpK domain-containing protein, translating to MRISSPSSFYRHSTAIPPEIAAPQAAAKNPSGQNIQFGAAPGQQQDAVVTATLTGLIKAILQAASAQRGEAAKPSAGVKAPPQANSPAVATSSGPSASAENSADFLDNSSLSSPDKLVKWQPMVANLAPGQRLQAEKELNRPLAAAQMVLDGGPDAQRARAYIDANPALKNAIDAGQHGDNPDGKVTRADYQGFIRRMSKARDAADRDINDFLKKHPDADEGSRQMVMEAATLRANEPLVRVAALENGKAGRDMSGNDLQNLVGQNPGLAGSLRQAARSFASPGLSAQLDQGGVSGKKLARHGPDNRFNAKNIDNWIKKQAPTNGAAFAGLINQVSLVNATAGVDIKSLDKDIFTHAENYSAAQKAAVMVKLQHTLATVQAGRGLHNTQKTEQALNEKIAQLQNDPAVNDWLEKAVAAQSRALVNGDPGLHRALDKRYAQIVSGKTLSDDMQRLQAGQKDKKTPADYSDALLRLDDELSLQQALRGDSVPTAKEIVARQPALGQQLTDAWQQQIAQGGWVKDHIKDKHADPLQLLAQCDVKKSAYEAVLPQRVTSLKEDGYTEAVLDALKVGKKGMGMLKTLKDAGLLSGNVKKMSGKEFLDALNKTDTPLTGMKGLMKTGMGSAAGVAGLFSVAGMLADGDKAGAAKAIYDGVRGSGELAKLGVDTALKSAGRGVTASFGRMAGMAAGRAVGMVAGEASGMAAASAIGAAAGPLGWVVDGALALGFGISSIVGAVNKHKEQKRFDHNVDPTLDRFGIPRAH from the coding sequence ATGCGCATTTCGTCTCCATCGTCTTTTTACCGCCACAGCACAGCAATACCGCCGGAGATAGCAGCGCCGCAGGCTGCGGCAAAAAACCCTTCGGGGCAGAATATCCAGTTTGGTGCCGCGCCCGGTCAACAACAGGATGCGGTGGTGACCGCGACCTTAACCGGGTTGATCAAAGCCATCCTGCAAGCGGCCAGCGCCCAACGGGGGGAGGCCGCGAAGCCCTCCGCTGGCGTAAAAGCGCCGCCACAGGCAAACAGCCCGGCGGTGGCAACATCATCCGGCCCGTCGGCCAGCGCAGAAAATTCGGCCGATTTTCTTGATAATTCATCCCTGTCATCGCCTGACAAATTGGTCAAATGGCAGCCGATGGTGGCTAACCTCGCGCCCGGGCAGCGCCTGCAGGCGGAAAAAGAACTTAACCGCCCGCTGGCTGCGGCGCAGATGGTGCTGGACGGCGGGCCAGATGCTCAACGCGCCCGGGCCTATATTGACGCCAATCCGGCGCTGAAAAATGCCATTGATGCAGGTCAGCACGGCGATAATCCGGACGGAAAAGTGACGCGCGCCGATTACCAGGGCTTTATCAGGCGGATGAGCAAGGCGCGTGATGCGGCAGATCGCGACATCAATGATTTCCTGAAAAAACACCCGGATGCCGATGAAGGCTCGCGGCAGATGGTGATGGAGGCGGCAACCCTACGCGCCAACGAGCCGCTGGTGCGGGTCGCCGCGCTGGAAAACGGCAAGGCGGGCAGGGATATGAGCGGGAACGATCTGCAAAATCTTGTCGGTCAAAATCCCGGCCTGGCCGGTTCACTGCGTCAGGCGGCGCGCAGTTTCGCCTCACCTGGCCTGTCAGCGCAGCTTGACCAGGGAGGCGTCAGCGGTAAAAAGCTGGCCCGGCACGGGCCAGATAACCGCTTCAACGCGAAAAATATCGATAACTGGATCAAGAAACAGGCCCCGACCAACGGTGCCGCCTTTGCCGGGCTGATAAACCAGGTATCGCTGGTCAATGCCACCGCCGGGGTGGATATCAAATCTCTGGATAAGGATATCTTCACCCATGCGGAAAACTACAGCGCTGCGCAAAAAGCGGCGGTCATGGTGAAGCTGCAACATACCCTGGCAACGGTACAGGCCGGGCGCGGGCTGCATAATACGCAAAAAACCGAACAGGCACTGAACGAGAAAATTGCCCAATTGCAAAACGATCCGGCCGTGAACGACTGGCTGGAAAAGGCCGTAGCGGCGCAGAGCCGGGCGTTGGTGAACGGCGACCCGGGCCTGCACCGGGCGCTCGACAAACGTTATGCTCAGATCGTCTCGGGTAAGACGCTGAGCGACGATATGCAGCGCCTGCAGGCCGGGCAGAAAGACAAAAAGACGCCGGCGGATTACAGTGATGCGCTGCTGCGGCTGGATGATGAACTGAGCTTACAGCAGGCGCTGCGTGGGGATAGCGTTCCCACGGCGAAAGAGATTGTCGCCAGACAGCCAGCGCTGGGTCAGCAGTTGACGGATGCCTGGCAGCAACAAATAGCCCAGGGGGGCTGGGTCAAGGATCACATTAAAGACAAGCATGCCGATCCGCTGCAGCTGCTGGCGCAGTGCGATGTAAAAAAGAGCGCTTATGAGGCGGTATTGCCACAGCGGGTCACCTCTCTGAAGGAGGACGGCTATACCGAAGCGGTGCTCGACGCGCTGAAGGTCGGCAAGAAGGGGATGGGTATGCTGAAAACCTTGAAGGATGCAGGGTTGCTCTCCGGGAATGTGAAGAAAATGAGCGGTAAAGAGTTCCTTGATGCCCTGAATAAAACCGATACGCCGCTCACCGGGATGAAGGGGCTGATGAAAACCGGAATGGGCAGCGCCGCAGGCGTTGCCGGACTGTTTTCGGTGGCGGGGATGTTAGCGGACGGCGACAAGGCCGGTGCGGCTAAAGCAATTTACGACGGCGTGCGCGGCAGCGGAGAGCTGGCCAAACTGGGGGTAGATACCGCATTGAAAAGCGCCGGAAGGGGCGTCACTGCCAGCTTCGGGCGCATGGCAGGCATGGCGGCGGGACGAGCGGTGGGGATGGTAGCCGGAGAAGCCAGCGGCATGGCGGCGGCCAGCGCCATCGGGGCGGCAGCAGGGCCGCTGGGCTGGGTTGTCGACGGCGCGCTGGCGCTGGGTTTCGGCATCAGTTCCATCGTCGGTGCGGTGAATAAGCATAAAGAGCAGAAGCGTTTTGACCATAATGTCGATCCGACACTGGATCGGTTCGGCATCCCCCGCGCGCACTGA
- a CDS encoding ATP-grasp domain-containing protein — translation MQPTKTVLIVSSELNAAHTVDTVKAAYGLEGWHFIYLTEDYLGVARDELKCPENFIVRDFSAASDIEATLDNIARQHAVSMVIPCDEFSVYPAALANDLWALPGLTREVARKFRDKKRMKEIAQQAGIKTAREITLDDIENGRVQYPVVVKPRSMAGSIGIRIITEAEQLYAMDVNWLAEYRDMDEKQCFIEEYNPGAIYHIDCVVLNGELAFISVGEYWGTPLGFLHEKPVGLLSTGDRAIEETWRAFTESVLTAFDAPDGVFHIEAFADSGSGPELLEIAWRPGGAGLVEMIDMVFGLDLRFIHLAAQLGLIDAIAVQRKEEAFGFMTFPKKHLATEALYVTGVALPPLENMPTLRIHQVPAIGDVASGEFHCYTDSLGGFMFCGDRDRVAQDVTYIKAHYEVQVAAEKPTAC, via the coding sequence ATGCAACCCACTAAAACAGTACTAATCGTCTCTTCCGAACTGAATGCTGCGCATACGGTTGACACCGTCAAAGCAGCATACGGCCTGGAGGGGTGGCATTTTATCTATCTGACAGAAGATTATCTGGGCGTGGCCCGGGATGAATTAAAGTGCCCTGAAAATTTCATCGTGCGCGATTTTTCCGCGGCGTCGGATATTGAGGCGACGCTGGATAATATCGCCCGCCAGCATGCGGTCTCAATGGTTATTCCCTGCGATGAATTCTCCGTATATCCCGCCGCTTTAGCCAACGATCTCTGGGCGCTGCCTGGCCTGACCCGTGAGGTAGCGCGCAAGTTTCGTGATAAGAAGCGCATGAAAGAGATTGCTCAGCAGGCCGGTATTAAGACGGCGCGGGAAATCACCTTAGACGACATTGAAAACGGCCGTGTGCAGTACCCGGTTGTTGTCAAACCGCGTTCTATGGCTGGCTCAATTGGCATCAGGATCATCACTGAAGCGGAGCAGCTTTATGCGATGGACGTCAACTGGCTGGCCGAGTACCGCGATATGGATGAAAAACAGTGCTTTATTGAAGAGTACAACCCCGGTGCCATTTACCATATTGACTGCGTGGTCCTCAACGGTGAGCTGGCGTTTATTTCCGTCGGCGAATATTGGGGCACGCCGCTTGGCTTCCTGCATGAAAAACCGGTTGGTTTACTATCGACAGGCGATAGGGCTATTGAAGAAACCTGGCGGGCCTTCACTGAAAGCGTGTTAACCGCCTTCGATGCGCCCGATGGGGTTTTTCATATAGAAGCCTTCGCTGATTCGGGTTCAGGCCCGGAGCTGCTGGAAATCGCCTGGCGTCCGGGAGGTGCAGGCCTCGTCGAAATGATCGACATGGTATTTGGGCTGGATCTGAGGTTTATCCATCTTGCTGCGCAGCTGGGGCTGATTGATGCGATCGCCGTCCAGCGTAAAGAAGAGGCATTTGGTTTTATGACCTTCCCTAAAAAGCACCTGGCGACTGAGGCGCTGTATGTCACCGGGGTTGCTCTGCCCCCGCTCGAAAACATGCCCACCCTGAGGATCCATCAGGTACCCGCCATCGGCGATGTCGCATCAGGGGAATTTCACTGCTACACGGATTCGCTGGGGGGTTTTATGTTTTGTGGTGACCGCGATCGGGTGGCGCAGGATGTGACATACATCAAGGCCCATTATGAGGTACAGGTTGCGGCGGAAAAACCGACCGCCTGTTAA
- a CDS encoding ATP-grasp domain-containing protein, protein MDTKQSHTILIVSSELDVAQAVSRIQQRYPIANWQFIWLLEDLQGQAGEDLQREGTFVIKDFAVHSEVEEAFNQIAQAYSVTAVIPNDEFAVYIAAWANERWQLPGLTFDVATRFRDKKRMKQIAQRAGIATAREISMDEIHQGKATFPLILKPRSLAGSVGVRIISDASQLAAVTIADVDEYRDMDEQQYFIESYNPQPIYQIDAIVLQGRLAFLSVGEYIGKPIDYLNECPLGFLSVTDDDLQCIWRPFTERVLSAFDGPDGVYHIEAFGDAGEGAELLEIAFRPGSGSTIEMVQFAWGLNLDLGLVHLAAQLGLVGDLHFGRQAQAYGYMMFPKRHCAEETLYVTEVALPGIDRVPTLKMHKTLHRGDIASGEFYCHKDSMGVFVFSGDRSGVARDLKRIVEEYRVYAEPR, encoded by the coding sequence ATGGACACAAAACAATCACATACCATTTTGATCGTCTCTTCCGAACTGGATGTGGCTCAGGCGGTGAGCAGGATCCAACAGCGTTACCCGATCGCCAACTGGCAGTTTATCTGGCTGCTGGAGGATCTGCAGGGTCAGGCCGGAGAAGATCTGCAGCGCGAGGGAACCTTTGTCATCAAAGACTTCGCCGTGCACAGCGAAGTCGAAGAGGCTTTCAACCAAATTGCACAGGCGTATAGCGTCACGGCGGTCATTCCCAATGACGAGTTTGCGGTTTACATCGCTGCATGGGCTAACGAGCGCTGGCAGCTGCCGGGGCTGACGTTCGATGTGGCGACCCGTTTTCGTGACAAAAAACGTATGAAGCAGATTGCTCAACGGGCGGGCATTGCTACGGCGCGAGAAATCAGCATGGATGAGATCCACCAGGGAAAGGCGACGTTTCCGCTTATTCTGAAACCGCGTTCTCTGGCGGGTTCGGTCGGGGTGAGGATCATCAGCGATGCCAGCCAGCTGGCCGCAGTCACTATCGCTGACGTTGATGAATATCGCGACATGGATGAGCAGCAATACTTTATTGAAAGTTACAATCCGCAGCCCATCTATCAGATAGATGCCATCGTGCTGCAAGGACGCCTGGCGTTTCTGTCGGTAGGAGAATATATCGGAAAACCCATCGACTACCTTAACGAATGCCCGCTGGGGTTTCTCTCCGTAACCGATGACGATCTCCAGTGCATCTGGCGTCCTTTTACCGAGCGGGTATTGTCGGCTTTCGATGGCCCCGATGGCGTTTACCATATAGAAGCTTTTGGCGATGCGGGCGAAGGCGCCGAGCTACTTGAGATTGCTTTTCGGCCCGGCAGTGGCTCAACCATTGAGATGGTACAATTTGCCTGGGGGCTTAACCTGGATCTGGGCCTGGTACACCTGGCGGCACAGCTGGGGCTGGTCGGCGATCTTCATTTTGGGCGCCAGGCGCAAGCTTATGGCTATATGATGTTTCCTAAAAGACATTGCGCCGAAGAGACGCTTTATGTGACCGAGGTTGCGCTGCCGGGCATCGACCGCGTGCCAACCTTGAAGATGCACAAAACCCTGCATCGCGGCGATATCGCCTCCGGTGAATTCTACTGCCACAAGGACAGTATGGGCGTTTTTGTCTTCAGCGGTGACCGAAGCGGAGTGGCGCGAGATCTGAAACGGATAGTGGAGGAGTACCGGGTTTACGCCGAGCCGCGCTAA
- a CDS encoding GNAT family N-acetyltransferase, giving the protein MNMLVTATPHHDDVNHIRQKLMAFNAQYVDVNQVRDLAVFIDDDSGNKIAGLLATTWGNWMHIHFLWVEEALRGSGHGARLLQAAELEATVRGCQRACVDTFSFQAREFYEKQGYRLQMTLEQMPVHHRQHYLIKQLSG; this is encoded by the coding sequence ATGAATATGTTAGTGACTGCCACGCCACATCATGACGATGTTAACCATATCCGCCAGAAGCTGATGGCGTTTAACGCACAGTACGTCGATGTCAACCAGGTCAGAGACCTTGCCGTCTTTATCGATGATGACAGCGGCAACAAAATAGCCGGGCTGCTCGCCACCACCTGGGGAAACTGGATGCATATTCATTTTTTATGGGTGGAAGAGGCGCTACGCGGCAGCGGCCACGGAGCCAGGTTGCTACAGGCAGCAGAGCTTGAAGCCACCGTACGCGGCTGTCAGCGCGCGTGCGTGGACACCTTCAGCTTCCAGGCGCGGGAGTTTTATGAAAAGCAGGGCTACCGGCTGCAAATGACGCTGGAACAGATGCCGGTTCATCATCGTCAGCATTATCTGATTAAGCAGCTTAGCGGTTAG
- the sctU gene encoding type III secretion system export apparatus subunit SctU: MAEKTEKPTAKKLQDARRKGQVPQSQDVPKLLICAGVVETVLALDDVGMQKLQALMMLPLARIGQPFELALSEVVSSAIILVATFCGLTVAIAALLRIIGGWIQYGPLFAPEALQPDFNRLNPINQFKQMFSVKKLSEMLNSIVKAVAICTIFYLVLTPDLESLSRLAYGDLDSFWPAVETLLIHVSRQTLLTLLVLTLLDFGLQKYFFIKQQRMSHQDIRDEHKQSEGDPHMKGHRHALAHELLNQPATAVKSKPVEEADLLLVNPTHYAVALYYRPELTPLPRIICKGEDQQAKELIARAQQANIPVIRFIWLARTLYRSQEGQLIPRHTLQAVAQVYRVLRQLEDQITDEVIELEAE, encoded by the coding sequence TTGGCAGAAAAAACGGAAAAACCCACGGCGAAAAAGCTACAGGATGCGCGCCGCAAAGGTCAGGTCCCGCAAAGCCAGGATGTGCCGAAGCTGCTGATTTGCGCCGGGGTGGTGGAAACCGTGCTGGCGCTGGACGATGTCGGTATGCAAAAGCTTCAGGCGCTGATGATGCTGCCGCTGGCGCGGATTGGTCAGCCCTTTGAACTGGCGTTAAGCGAGGTGGTGAGCAGCGCCATAATACTGGTGGCGACTTTCTGCGGCCTGACGGTGGCGATAGCGGCGCTGCTGCGCATCATCGGTGGCTGGATCCAGTACGGCCCGCTGTTTGCCCCGGAGGCGCTGCAGCCGGATTTCAACCGCCTGAACCCGATCAATCAGTTCAAGCAAATGTTTTCCGTAAAAAAACTCAGTGAAATGCTTAACAGCATCGTGAAGGCCGTGGCCATCTGCACCATTTTTTATCTGGTGCTGACGCCGGACCTCGAATCACTGTCCCGTCTGGCTTATGGCGATCTCGACAGCTTCTGGCCCGCCGTAGAAACGCTGTTGATCCACGTTTCTCGCCAGACGCTGCTGACATTGCTGGTACTGACGCTGCTGGACTTCGGCCTGCAAAAATACTTTTTCATCAAACAGCAGCGCATGAGCCATCAGGACATTCGCGATGAACACAAACAGTCCGAAGGCGATCCGCATATGAAAGGCCACCGTCATGCGCTGGCGCATGAGCTGCTTAATCAGCCGGCGACGGCGGTCAAGAGCAAGCCGGTAGAAGAAGCCGACCTGCTGCTGGTCAATCCCACGCACTATGCGGTTGCGCTCTATTATCGCCCGGAGCTGACCCCGCTGCCGCGTATTATTTGTAAGGGGGAGGATCAGCAGGCTAAAGAGCTGATTGCCCGCGCGCAGCAGGCCAATATCCCGGTTATCCGCTTTATCTGGCTGGCGCGCACGCTTTACCGCTCCCAGGAGGGGCAGCTGATCCCACGCCATACGTTGCAGGCGGTAGCCCAGGTTTACCGCGTGCTGCGTCAGCTGGAAGACCAGATAACCGATGAGGTGATCGAACTGGAAGCCGAATAA
- the sctT gene encoding type III secretion system export apparatus subunit SctT, translating to MSSDAIHTVYQFLFALTLGAARIYPCLILMPVFSFNILKGMVRTGVVLALSLMPAIGLQAQLAVQMPDWPQLIGLILKEVTIGILLGLLLGMPFWLFQSAGALFDNQRGALIGGQLNPALGSDVTPLGLLLQQTLILLLILGIGLSGITQIIWDSYRIWPVLQWLPLPHEEGFKQYLALLADTFTHIIIYAGPLVALLLLLDFSIAILSLYSPQLQVFVLSVPAKCLVGLLFFVLYIPTLNALGEDRILQLRDLSKLLPLILGGH from the coding sequence ATGAGCAGCGATGCCATCCATACGGTGTATCAATTTCTCTTCGCGCTGACGCTGGGGGCCGCACGTATTTACCCTTGCCTGATCCTGATGCCGGTCTTTTCCTTCAATATCCTCAAAGGCATGGTACGTACCGGCGTGGTGCTGGCATTGTCGCTGATGCCCGCCATCGGCCTGCAGGCGCAGCTGGCGGTACAGATGCCCGACTGGCCGCAGCTGATTGGCCTGATACTGAAAGAAGTGACCATCGGCATCCTGCTGGGATTGCTGCTCGGCATGCCGTTTTGGCTGTTTCAGTCAGCAGGAGCGCTGTTTGATAACCAGCGTGGCGCGCTGATCGGCGGCCAGCTTAACCCGGCGCTGGGCAGTGACGTCACCCCGCTTGGCCTGTTGCTGCAACAGACGCTGATCCTGCTACTGATACTCGGCATCGGGTTAAGCGGCATCACGCAGATTATCTGGGACAGTTACCGCATCTGGCCGGTGCTGCAATGGCTGCCGTTGCCGCATGAAGAGGGATTTAAACAGTATCTTGCGCTGCTGGCGGATACCTTCACGCATATCATTATTTATGCCGGTCCGCTGGTTGCCCTGCTGCTGCTGCTGGATTTCAGCATTGCCATCCTCAGTCTTTACAGCCCGCAGCTGCAGGTTTTTGTACTGTCCGTACCGGCCAAGTGCCTGGTCGGCCTGCTGTTCTTTGTGCTTTACATTCCCACGCTGAACGCGCTGGGCGAAGACCGCATACTGCAACTGCGCGATCTCAGTAAGCTGTTGCCGTTAATACTCGGGGGACACTAG
- the sctS gene encoding type III secretion system export apparatus subunit SctS, giving the protein MDILNLFKQAMLLVVLLSAPPLLVAVIVGVLVSLLQAVMQLQDQTLPFAIKLVAVGIALALSGRWIGVELLELAQQAFTMIPQTRA; this is encoded by the coding sequence ATGGACATACTGAATCTGTTCAAGCAGGCGATGCTGCTGGTGGTCTTGCTTTCCGCACCGCCGCTGCTGGTGGCGGTGATCGTCGGCGTACTGGTTTCGCTGCTCCAGGCGGTGATGCAGTTGCAGGATCAAACCCTGCCGTTCGCCATTAAGCTGGTGGCGGTGGGCATTGCGCTGGCGCTTAGCGGCCGTTGGATCGGCGTGGAGCTGCTTGAGCTGGCGCAGCAGGCCTTTACCATGATCCCGCAGACCAGGGCATAG